The stretch of DNA TTTGACTAATCCTTTAACATTACCGTGactaaacatttcaaaatatcaACAGAAGGGGATGGATAATGTGCAACCGGCATGGACAAATAGATGGCAGCGGTGTAAAAGGAGACGCTGTATTGGCCATAAACACCACGTTAGTGAAgtggacagaaacagagacaaccTGACAAGTATGCAGTGACATTGCTCAGAGTGACGTCACTCAAATCCTCACGGAGACAAGCTCGTGTACCGACGTCTGTACACCGACAacagaaaaatcaaaacatCAGGACGTGACGGACGTAAACAAAAGTGAACATTTCCATTTAAGTACTCACTTAAATGAGATTCCCATATGCCCTTGATATGCCATGACCCTTCGACACAGTACAGCACATTAACATTTTGCATATCAACATCTCATTCCTCCAGTTGAAGTCAACATCTTTAGTTCTCCTTTGGTGCAGTGTTAAAGAGCATCCAAATGCAACgcaaaccattaaaaaaaaccaaacatcatTATTGTCGTTTACAGGCGTGCCCCTCTGTCATGCTGCACAGTTACGTTCACACAGCCATTCCCATGAGCGCAGCCTTGAATGAATAAAAGCAAGTGCTGCAGGGTCAGGGGTGGAGGAGCAGACTGGTGTGGGGGAACTCAGACAGGCAAAGGGGCGTGAGTACAGAGCctctgagagaaagagagcatgTTCCTCTGCAGGTGGCAACACCCAACCTCCCAACCCTCCTCTACCTGCCCTCTAACGCCGCAACAGGCTCGCCGCGTGCGGTCTAAAGTACCTTTAGAGTGTTGTGAGAGTTGATACTGCGCCTGCGACCCTCCTCCAGCTGCATCTCAGCGTAAAGatcttcctcgtcctcctccatgATGTCGGACAGGTCAGAGCCCCGGCTGCTCTCCGTGTGGTACTCCTCACTGTGGCTgtagtggtggtgatggtgctgctgctgctgctgctgagaaaggACAGAAGTGCAGTGTTAAAGACGTATAATGTCGGATTATGAGAGACTGCACTCGCTGGAGACACAAATATAATCTATAAAGAAGCAGAAATGAGTTAATGAGTAAAGATTTGTCCATTTGTATGCGtctgattttcattttcttcctaAAAACAAGTTCAGTACATTCAGTGATTGGCTGAGCAGGGctttttttgtgctgtttttggaAAGTACCTGTCTGCCCAGCTCTGAGCCTCGGAGGAACTCATCCACGGAGGCTCCTCTCCGCCGTGCATGAGGGGAGTCGTAgccgtcctcctcctcatcagagTTGAGCGGATGCAACGTGTTTCCTCGTTCACTAAAGATGTTCCTTTTCTCAATCTGACAGGAGACATGTTAAGACTTAAATTGAAAGTATATCCAAATTATTTCATGCAGCAGCAAatgtatcatttattttactaagCACAATTTACCATGAGCATAATGGAAAATCCAGCTCGATTCTGTCACATGATGTGATTTACATTGTTTAAaacactgtatatttacatgATATAAACTGTTGTAAGACCCATGAACGTACTCTGTTACCCTCAGCAAACACTCTCTGGGCAGCTTCCCTGGCCATGGCCTTGGCGATGGTGTTTGTGATGGGGACTCCCTGAGGCTGCGGCAGGATTCTCTGAGGAGAGGGCGATCGCCGTGGCTGGAAGTGCGGCGGCTCAAGGTTGGATCCGCGCATGGAAGGCAGCGGAGATGGGGATCGCTCCCAGGGCTGGGCTGTCCGTAGGCCAACCTCATGCTCTTTGGTTTCAGACTCTCTGGCACTTACGGACGGCTTGGACTTAGGCATGGGCTGGCGTTGGAAATGGGGctggggagggggaggagggggaggaggggggtgacAGACGGGCTGCGAGTGCGGCTGTGCGTGGGGCAGAGTGTGGGGCTGCGCTCGAGACAGAGCCTGCATCTGCGGCTGTGGGTGATTCAGGGGATACGTCGGATAAGGAGGGTGCGACATGGGGACATGAGGTGGCGCTGTGGTTCGATGGGAGAGGCGCGGAGAGCCCAAGAGATTGTGTGGAATGACGGCTACCGGCGAGTCCTGCGACTCTCCTTGTGTGGATAACGTCCTTACTATGACTTCCCTCGCCTCCAAACACTGAATCCTGTTTAGCTCCACGGTCACATAGTCTGCTGTGGGGTACAAGACCTCTGCTATCTGCATTCACAAAGAAATCACAGGAGTCCTTACCAAGAATGCAATTCACAGTGTTAAGATGCAAAAGCATTTACGCCACAGAAACATGAACTTGCAGATGTTGAAAATGCATGTATCAGTGATGAAGCACCACGTTACAGCTGTAACTGAAGCAATGCCTGTTCAAAGAGGCTAAATATCGGCATTATACATTTCTTCCAGGAGATGGCAGTGTAGTCCTACTGACTGAAGTCAACACTGAGGCCTAGGTCATAAAACTCAAAAGACATTACACTGACGTGTGAGACGCGGGCTACCTTTTGTCCCTTTGTGCACACAGCGTAGCCAATCACGCTGGCCCCGTTTGACATCCCTGAAGGTGTCAGAGGTGGCGGCTTCCATCTGACCTGCAGGAACCCAGGAGTCTGACCACACTGGACCTGCACCTCCTGCGGGGGGAGAGGGGGGCCCGGGGAGCATAACAAACTCGCTGGAtaaggagagagaagaaaaaaaagaaaaaaaagaaaaaaaaagacagctcAACAGTGGCTGATCCATTTTCTGCCAGGCTGACCAAATATGAACGCGCTGACCTCAGCACTACGTTCAGTAACCATTTCACCGCGGCATACGAGGTCCTGCAGGGCGCCGTGATATAAAGCATACAATTGATCGAAAATAAAATGAGATATTTCCGTATTGAACAAAGGGCATTTATGATGTAGTGACAGTTGAATGGAGTGTTCATTGTAGCCCAAATGCTgcagtttatttatattcatctcTACGCAGCTTTATTGTGaggtttttattcatattttcccGTCATTCAGGCAGAAGGTGCAAAGGCAATGTTTGCCGACACGAGCCCgtcagtgtacagtatgtactgtgACAGCACCAATACTGCCAAATACTCACTGGAAATATTCTATggaacatcaaaaaaaaaaaaaaatccctggaAATCTGTCAGGGATGCATGCATACTAAACAACATATCCATCTGTGCAACGCTGCCGCTCCCCTGCAGTCGCACAGTGAGGGTGAAGCAGTCAGCAGTATCTCGGAGCTGCGGCATGCAGAAGTGTGCGGGTCAGACAATCTACATTATTGCAATCTTAATCACATTTCAGCACACAACTAATGAAGTCACTGGTTTAAAGAGCACATGAAGGCCTAATATAAGAGAGCCTCCAGACAGCGTCCCCCTTATCGAGTTGTCCGCCACCAACACCGAGACTATTTCGGCTGCCTCTAATTACTAAGTTCAATAGACGGATCATTTAATGAACTCTCAGCATGTTCTCTCGTCAGCTGCCAGTGAAAAACGTCAATTCAAACATCGGCATCCGTCTCTCACTGTCCTCCCTCCCCCCTGAGTCTCTCTGAGCCCTTTCTCTTCCCTCCCTTTTAACATTTCACAACTAGTTAGTTGTCTTCATCATCTCTGACTGTAACcttttaaccctaacctcaacaaTGCAAGATTTGAGCCCGAGGTTAGAATGTGACAGGCATCATGTGAGCagtccaaataaaaaaatgtcagctgaatagagctgaaacaattaatggattcatcgattattaattgattactaaattatttaATCGGTCCAAagctgttttcatgattaaaacaagatttccaattgttcaagcttcttaaatgtgagtattttcttcatttctttgctctggacaacaaagaaatcattttggtatgtggacaaaataagacattcgtgaacgtcatcatttccaggtttgatgaacaacgattgacattttttaacgtttcctgacattttatgaaaataatcgatttTAGCACCTCTTGTGCTACCAAGACTTGGTAGTACACCCTTAAAAGTGTGTCCCTCAAATTCCCCCAAAGCAACAATGCCACATTTCTGAATCATTTTTGACAACTGGCTAAAtattttctacacacacacaaaacagcacCATAACTGAAGCTGCCTGTGTAGAGACTCACTCTTATCGGTTCTCACTTTAAAGGATTTGCTGTAACGAGAGCCAGGCTGTGAGGCCTAAGTTAATGCTGGCAACAGCAAAGCATCAACGAGCCTCGTGGGAGCAGGAATCCCAGAGATCTATCCTCACTATTTACACTAATTTGGCTTTGagagactcttttttttcccccccagtgTTATGTAATTTCATTCAGCAAATACTTCTCCAGTGTTTCGTTTTTGCAGAtctctctctatttctttttttttttaataccatgAACGTCTCTTAACGCACGAGTGCACAAATAAATCTGTGAGGGCAATCAAAAAGCGTCTAGGGACGAATGAAAGAAGGCGGAGGTATTTGTCAGGTTTGCAAATGTAATACGGCAGagtaaacaaaatgttaaatatcaGATGGCTTCCGTCATGTAATATCAGACGGCCTTGAAACAGAATAGACTACAAGGATGGAGGTAACAGGAGAGTAATGTCTGCGTGAGACGCAGTAAATCACGGACAAACCACAAATATCAACTTCATAGTATAAGTGTCCCTGAACATGAAGAATAAAGGCGTAAACGTGGGGAATGTTTTGAAGTCTGACCTGCAGGCTGAGTGCAGAACTCCACCGAGATTTCCCTCTTTTCCCTTTGATCCATCGGAAGCTGCCAAGGCACCTGGTGCGGCTGCGCCGCAACCTTCACCTTGTGAACCGTCATCGACTTCAGGTTGAAGAACTTGTATCTGTAGCCCCCTGCCTTCACCATGTCGTACTCGGCGCCGTTGAGGAAGATGGTGTGACTGTAGTTGCTGTTGCTGGGCATCCACGAGAGCTCAGCGGAGGCCTGTGTGATGTTGTCCACCCGAAGGTAGTAAGGTGCCACCACCACGTCCTTGCCTACGAGCAGAGTGCACCGGAGCTCGTCCGACGGGCCCCGGTCAGTGATGCTTTGCACTGAGATACGGTAGGTGTTGGTGGCTAGATTAAGCTTTTCAATCAGAGACTTTGTCCTGCCCCCGTAGGGGACACTCATGCGCACCTCCTTATCCACCAAGACATTGTAGCCACTGATGGAACCCCAGCCCAGCGGGACCACGGGAGGATCCCAACCAATAATGACACTCTTGGCCAGTTGTTTAATCAGCGTGATGCGGCGGGGATAAGGCACAATGTCTTCACCGACCTCGTCAATGTTGACATCCAGGGTTCCCGTGCCATTGCTGGAAGAACCCAGTAGGTCGATGCCCAAGCTGCTCGTACTCAGACAGTCTAGTTTACTGTCAGACAGCAGGCTGCTTATGCTCGTTCCTGTTCCTGTGCCGACCCCCAGTCTCTGAGACCCCAGGCTACTGTGGTTGAGGTAGCCAGGTTGTTTAGCCACTGTGTCCCTGTGCTGGACAGAGGATGTCTCCTCATCTTTGACAAAATCCACAAAATTGGAGGGGACGAGGCCCCGCTGTCCATCCAGCAGCTCTCCTGTGGAGCAGGGAAAAAGCAGACGGTGATATTCAGTATAAAAccacaacataaaacaataatgtcCGCTCGGTTCAGACCTTCATAAAAGCCATCCTCGTCCATTGTCCCGTAAACGTAGAGGTATTTCcctgccaccagggggagctCTGCCTCAGGATGCTCATTAGGCCCATCATAAGGATTGTAACTATAGCaggtaaaatataataaatgacaacaaagtGTTATATCTGATACATGTTATACAATTGTAcaagaatcttttttttacagtgttcacTGATATActgagatttttatttatttttttacaaatctaACAGAGGTGGAGACAGAGTAGGCTGAAAGCTCTGGCTCagtgtcaccttttttttccacatgctaTGAGGATTCCAATTATTTTTTGTGCTGACAGGTCATTTTCTTCAGAGATAGAAACACTGAATCATCTTTAAGACCAGAGCGGAGCCTCGCGAGGGAAGGCAAATCATCTGAGCAACATTTGTCTGGGACTGTAAGCAGCTTTTTCACTTGACTGTTAAGGGGGATTTAAAGGATTTTTTGGCCACCTCTCGTGAACAAAACACTTTGCTTTGGACATTTATACTGAGTCACTCTGGTCTGGGAGGTCTTGTAATGTGAACACGAAAGCTCCAGTTGGCAGTTTTTGGAAATACAGTGAAACAAACTGGAACACTTCCAAAGAGAAAACTTATCTAATCTGcttaatgaattatttattattattaacaaatgGGGAGGGAAACGATACAATTTGCAATTCATTTGTTTCAGCTTTGAAACATAAGAACATAAAATGGTGCTGTCTTGCAACGACACATGATAATGCCAACAGCCTCATGGCAACAATCATAAATGACATaaactgacaaataaaaaaataagtctaacagagagaatgttttttttttttgcaagctAATATTGAAGAGGCTAAAAGCCCATTCAGAGGGACAATTTCCGCAGGAGTGTTTTGTTGCTGACTCAAATCTGTGAGTGCTGATTTCCCTCTGGCCTGCAGTGaattaacagacacaaaaatccACCTAAACAGTCACATATCTACATGGGATCTCTGCTAAGGGAAGAACCAAAGGTGACTGGCGTGTTATGTGACGAGCAGCATCATTATTAACATCTGACATTCAACACCTCGTCATAGAATAATTGTCCTAATTATTGCTTTTAAAGCTTATCGGATGAAACAAGTCCAGCTTGTTTGTCTCTAGTGATTAAAGAAACATACGCTGTGTGAACATACCTGTACCGAGCAACACACAGTCGGACCTTCCCTGTAAATCTTGGTTTGGACCTGGTGGTTGAGCTCAGCTCTTTGTCCATCTAAATCAGGCAAACAGAACATCAACATCTAatgtcctaaaaaaaaacattacgaTCAGTCCTGAGAAGCCAGCGTGCACACGTTTAACCAGGATGCTGCATAGATTTCAGATTAAAAGgtagaaaattacattttcttcaaatcACAAACAAAGAGCAGTGAAAAACTAACATTAGAGAGTTGAGGTTCAAAGTGCTGTTTAACCTTCAGATACACTCTCAAGTTCAGTGACGCGCAGCGAGGTTCATGCTCTGGAGTGGgatgtacaaatatatgaacccaaaaatagaagcttatatttcaattttgacactaaactgaaacatttagctgttttaaaagcttttaattatgctttaatcaattccatactgttcaacaatatgataacaaggaaaataaaagaagatttattaatataagttacattttttaaaattgaaacttttttttggcttgatccctctcttttttttaattaaaattgaaaCTTGTGTATGGTGTTATCTTTAGATGTACATATATCTTGTAAGTCCATCTCTCCGTCACATGAACTGTGTAATCAAACATCGCTCATCGCTGCCTCACCTCGCCGCTGTCCcgtgtatttgaacaggaaaaTGCGTTTTTGACCATAGAAATGTTGTAATCatacagaaaacaaatgtatagaacagtcaagtggacaaattgattttcttttatcattagTTGGTATTTGACTTGTCTCCCCTGCGTCCCCTGACTGCACGTCACTGTCTCAAGTTCAGTGTTGTCACTTGACAAACCTAATAACAAGATTAGATTTGTGCGAATTGCAAAAGAAAGGATTGTCTTCTTTAGTCCAGGCCAAGTTTGTTATTAAAAAAGTTTGGCTGGTCAAAGAGAGTTGTGAGAAAACAGAAGACGAGATGTTGCATAACAACAGACCTCAGAGAGGAACGCCCGCGCTGGGCTGCTGGCTCGAGTGCGAGTGAGGAATGTTGGCTTGACAGAGAGGAGCTCGGGTTTGTCCCCGCTGATCTGGAGAGGCCGAATGAACTCCGATATCAAAGATCTGCTTGTCGGAGCCTCATTGCCTGtggaacaaacacaaacgtcTCTCATCAGATCCACAAATCAAAAACTTGaaccaaataaatgtaatacatCATAATCGCTGTACGTAACAGTTAATTTACTAAACGACTGTCTCTgtcaaataaaatctaaaaaaatggaaatacaaacatttaaatattcaatcatttacAGTGCATGTCATTTAAGACATAAATCATATGAATACCCAATTCAGATTGTACTACCACTCGTACAGTTTATATTAAATCATTTCAGTTTCATTGCACAACATGAATATAACAGTAACTATTGACGCATTTGTGAATTCAAGTCAAATACACAACACAGGTTCTGTCAGTTAGAGAGCGTTTATCTCTGTGGTGGATTATTCCATTAGCAGCGTTGTGCTCCTTGTGCTGATTAAAAGTCAGAGGCCGAACCTGTAACACTTCTAAATCCAGCTGCGATTCTCTCACCTCCCTGCGAGAGGAGCGACATGTGATATGTGCAGAGCGGAGTTATAGTTGGCATCGCTTTCATCGACAGAGAGGATACACTTTTTTTCCCAACAGCACAGCACTTTGGCAAGAAGCGGCTGCATCAAGCAAAGCTCATTTGTTGGTGTCGGGTGGAAATGAGATGTGAAAATATGAACCCATACACCGCGGAGCACCCAGGATGTATCGATATTAATATTTTCAAAACACTGATGGttaaatagaaatagaataaaaaactGACACACACCTTTTCCTATGGGGGCAGCCAGTCCATTTAGGAGCTGGGACAGGGATTTGTTGGGCGACCCAGGAGAGTCACATAgatttaaaggttcagtgctGAGGATGTCGAACTTTCCCGCCTGGAGCCGGAACTTCTCCAGCTCTTTTGACAGGAGGTTGAACTGTTCACTCTGGTTCCGACATTTCTCCTCCAGCTCGCGGACTTTGGCCTGATGATAATGAGGAAGGAACGTCATCgagggaggacagagagagacagggaaggaaggaaggaagaagacAAAAAGAGTGATATGTGGGCAGATGAGGAAAGGGAAAGACAGAATggtaaaaacagagaaacaaattAAGTATACAACAAGTGTGATACTGTCAAACCACAAAAAGAACAAAGCATGAAATTTCACTGTGGGACTGTGAACATCTCTCTCATCAAGTCAAGGAACGACTTGACGGCGACTGACAGTAACAGACCACATGCACAGCTACAGGACACTCACTGCTGAAAGATGAGAAAGCATCTCGCTTTAAGGAAGTTTAACTTTACAGTCTCTTAGAGGATGAATCTGATGATAGTTTGTACTTTAAATTATTGTCAAATTATACCTTGAAAGGTCCAACAGCAACGTAGTAAACAAATAGCTACTTgtgtgttaaaggaatactacatTTGGGGTAGTATTTTTTCTTACTgtaacgctaattccgcactttatAGACCCACTCGTggggggggcgggacctcattcccagaatgtaaacagtgtccgccatctttgctaacagttacgctcacaggaccaagtgtcactggtgcgcacgtaacaaagaaaagaatgaagatatttctcaactcaagcacaatttttcaaaaacactacccctattctagtaatacaaagctaaatgctaattggtgaagtattcctttaagtatcAGCTGCATACAGCTTTGAAACATTTACTAAAACATACAGTGACCAGCATGTTTAGAAAAAGActtctaaaaacaaaaatacatacacTCTTCCATAATGGAAGTTGGCGAATATCGTTGGTTTTCATAGGGAGATGTTGACAATAGAAAAGGATCATCAGCCATACTCTAAGAGCAGGAAACAAGCTAACACCGATACATATTTAGTTTGAGCAGGAATAAAGCAAAATTCCAGGAGCTACAGCCTGAGACGCCGATGCTACCGTGGAATTTTAACGCActgcccaaaacacacacacacacacacacagcaacacctGCTGCAACAGAACACTGTGCGCTGTTCTGCTAAGGCACTGAGTCCATGTCATGCAGACGCGTTGGGGCTGGATT from Solea solea chromosome 8, fSolSol10.1, whole genome shotgun sequence encodes:
- the rimbp2b gene encoding RIMS-binding protein 2 isoform X20; its protein translation is MRELVFKACTVAVWERETEISTTRKECEALEAEVKKKNQTCQTLENELQDFLQENKHVNLQLYNSNHKVSEYEKVKSEYAQLKETLGAVTQERDLALWERNQLQGKLENLEQVLKHMREAAERRQQLELEHEQALAVLNAKQQEIDLLQQAQVEAKKEHEGAVHLLEAKVRELEEKCRNQSEQFNLLSKELEKFRLQAGKFDILSTEPLNLCDSPGSPNKSLSQLLNGLAAPIGKGNEAPTSRSLISEFIRPLQISGDKPELLSVKPTFLTRTRASSPARAFLSEMDKELSSTTRSKPRFTGKVRLCVARYSYNPYDGPNEHPEAELPLVAGKYLYVYGTMDEDGFYEGELLDGQRGLVPSNFVDFVKDEETSSVQHRDTVAKQPGYLNHSSLGSQRLGVGTGTGTSISSLLSDSKLDCLSTSSLGIDLLGSSSNGTGTLDVNIDEVGEDIVPYPRRITLIKQLAKSVIIGWDPPVVPLGWGSISGYNVLVDKEVRMSVPYGGRTKSLIEKLNLATNTYRISVQSITDRGPSDELRCTLLVGKDVVVAPYYLRVDNITQASAELSWMPSNSNYSHTIFLNGAEYDMVKAGGYRYKFFNLKSMTVHKVKVAAQPHQVPWQLPMDQREKREISVEFCTQPAASLLCSPGPPLPPQEVQVQCGQTPGFLQVRWKPPPLTPSGMSNGASVIGYAVCTKGQKIAEVLYPTADYVTVELNRIQCLEAREVIVRTLSTQGESQDSPVAVIPHNLLGSPRLSHRTTAPPHVPMSHPPYPTYPLNHPQPQMQALSRAQPHTLPHAQPHSQPVCHPPPPPPPPPQPHFQRQPMPKSKPSVSARESETKEHEVGLRTAQPWERSPSPLPSMRGSNLEPPHFQPRRSPSPQRILPQPQGVPITNTIAKAMAREAAQRVFAEGNRIEKRNIFSERGNTLHPLNSDEEEDGYDSPHARRRGASVDEFLRGSELGRQQQQQQHHHHHYSHSEEYHTESSRGSDLSDIMEEDEEDLYAEMQLEEGRRRSINSHNTLKIIGNSPSHGSADRLDNSGRRPVHIGNPPQRRPIPSIEITMDSNSEGSEGNLSPVKEDVYFGSVARRRIWRSMSSEDQYDGYGGRRHGRGRRSADFYEESEQEETTRVFVALFDYDPLSMSPNPDAADEELPFKEGQIIKVFGNKDTDGFYRAQIRERAGLIPCNMVSEIQTEDDDMMGQLLQQGFLPLNTPVEKLVNCDRFKDGRSINRRSRKSKRERNRRSGRQHPMSTRRMVALYDYDPRESSPNVDVEAELTFCAGDVITVFGEIDEDGFYYGELNGHKGLVPSNFLEEVPDDVEVFLTDSPSRYPQDNPARIKTKRVPSGKIGSAQRSSLSYSASTHPGFMSRHYGARLDMYAS
- the rimbp2b gene encoding RIMS-binding protein 2 isoform X21 yields the protein MRELVFKACTVAVWERETEISTTRKECEALEAEVKKKNQTCQTLENELQDFLQENKHVNLQLYNSNHKVSEYEKVKSEYAQLKETLGAVTQERDLALWERNQLQGKLENLEQVLKHMREAAERRQQLELEHEQALAVLNAKQQEIDLLQQAQVEAKKEHEGAVHLLEAKVRELEEKCRNQSEQFNLLSKELEKFRLQAGKFDILSTEPLNLCDSPGSPNKSLSQLLNGLAAPIGKGNEAPTSRSLISEFIRPLQISGDKPELLSVKPTFLTRTRASSPARAFLSEMDKELSSTTRSKPRFTGKVRLCVARYSYNPYDGPNEHPEAELPLVAGKYLYVYGTMDEDGFYEGELLDGQRGLVPSNFVDFVKDEETSSVQHRDTVAKQPGYLNHSSLGSQRLGVGTGTGTSISSLLSDSKLDCLSTSSLGIDLLGSSSNGTGTLDVNIDEVGEDIVPYPRRITLIKQLAKSVIIGWDPPVVPLGWGSISGYNVLVDKEVRMSVPYGGRTKSLIEKLNLATNTYRISVQSITDRGPSDELRCTLLVGKDVVVAPYYLRVDNITQASAELSWMPSNSNYSHTIFLNGAEYDMVKAGGYRYKFFNLKSMTVHKVKVAAQPHQVPWQLPMDQREKREISVEFCTQPAASLLCSPGPPLPPQEVQVQCGQTPGFLQVRWKPPPLTPSGMSNGASVIGYAVCTKGQKIAEVLYPTADYVTVELNRIQCLEAREVIVRTLSTQGESQDSPVAVIPHNLLGSPRLSHRTTAPPHVPMSHPPYPTYPLNHPQPQMQALSRAQPHTLPHAQPHSQPVCHPPPPPPPPPQPHFQRQPMPKSKPSVSARESETKEHEVGLRTAQPWERSPSPLPSMRGSNLEPPHFQPRRSPSPQRILPQPQGVPITNTIAKAMAREAAQRVFAEGNRIEKRNIFSERGNTLHPLNSDEEEDGYDSPHARRRGASVDEFLRGSELGRQQQQQQHHHHHYSHSEEYHTESSRGSDLSDIMEEDEEDLYAEMQLEEGRRRSINSHNTLKIIGNSPSHGSADRLDNSGRRPVHIGNPPQRRPIPSIEITMDSNSEGSEGNLSPVKEDVYFGSVARRRIWRSMSSEDQYDGYGGRRHGRGRRSADFYEESEQEETTRVFVALFDYDPLSMSPNPDAADEELPFKEGQIIKVFGNKDTDGFYRAQIRERAGLIPCNMVSEIQTEDDDMMGQLLQQGFLPLNTPVEKLERNRRSGRQHPMSTRRMVALYDYDPRESSPNVDVEAELTFCAGDVITVFGEIDEDGFYYGELNGHKGLVPSNFLEEVPDDVEVFLTDSPSRYPQDNPARIKTKRVPSGKIGSAQRSSLSYSASTHPGFMSRHYGARLDMYAS
- the rimbp2b gene encoding RIMS-binding protein 2 isoform X12 codes for the protein MREAAERRQQLELEHEQALAVLNAKQQEIDLLQQAQVEAKKEHEGAVHLLENHLDSMQAKVRELEEKCRNQSEQFNLLSKELEKFRLQAGKFDILSTEPLNLCDSPGSPNKSLSQLLNGLAAPIGKGNEAPTSRSLISEFIRPLQISGDKPELLSVKPTFLTRTRASSPARAFLSEMDKELSSTTRSKPRFTGKVRLCVARYSYNPYDGPNEHPEAELPLVAGKYLYVYGTMDEDGFYEGELLDGQRGLVPSNFVDFVKDEETSSVQHRDTVAKQPGYLNHSSLGSQRLGVGTGTGTSISSLLSDSKLDCLSTSSLGIDLLGSSSNGTGTLDVNIDEVGEDIVPYPRRITLIKQLAKSVIIGWDPPVVPLGWGSISGYNVLVDKEVRMSVPYGGRTKSLIEKLNLATNTYRISVQSITDRGPSDELRCTLLVGKDVVVAPYYLRVDNITQASAELSWMPSNSNYSHTIFLNGAEYDMVKAGGYRYKFFNLKSMTVHKVKVAAQPHQVPWQLPMDQREKREISVEFCTQPAASLLCSPGPPLPPQEVQVQCGQTPGFLQVRWKPPPLTPSGMSNGASVIGYAVCTKGQKIAEVLYPTADYVTVELNRIQCLEAREVIVRTLSTQGESQDSPVAVIPHNLLGSPRLSHRTTAPPHVPMSHPPYPTYPLNHPQPQMQALSRAQPHTLPHAQPHSQPVCHPPPPPPPPPQPHFQRQPMPKSKPSVSARESETKEHEVGLRTAQPWERSPSPLPSMRGSNLEPPHFQPRRSPSPQRILPQPQGVPITNTIAKAMAREAAQRVFAEGNRIEKRNIFSERGNTLHPLNSDEEEDGYDSPHARRRGASVDEFLRGSELGRQQQQQQHHHHHYSHSEEYHTESSRGSDLSDIMEEDEEDLYAEMQLEEGRRRSINSHNTLKAYYKRQDLAEERDCWDLQKEVVKQKSLRSKRLHSIPEVAEEEQDSVDGMGQRLCFEDGGRPGTPHAQRRMYPQDPHMNNHPAPNKTTRLLQRQRSSPRFTDYRYYYNPDDRSLGRPNRQNTKSPDSGLDCGSEEEGSLGRGHRGYYAQASPMRGPVRIIHCEGPVERRALAMGRKRTLTRQCSVEEEFSDLPVTAVKLVDKGDFRNREHFGPCRVAGPRNYSREGALSEGRLNELDRVYYSPHREARAQSLSRLTRDHSLIIGNSPSHGSADRLDNSGRRPVHIGNPPQRRPIPSIEITMDSNSEGSEGNLSPVKEDVYFGSVARRRIWRSMSSEDQYDGYGGRRHGRGRRSADFYEESEQEETTRVFVALFDYDPLSMSPNPDAADEELPFKEGQIIKVFGNKDTDGFYRAQIRERAGLIPCNMVSEIQTEDDDMMGQLLQQGFLPLNTPVEKLVNCDRFKDGRSINRRSRKSKRERNRRSGRQHPMSTRRMVALYDYDPRESSPNVDVEYEGSRLNEEAELTFCAGDVITVFGEIDEDGFYYGELNGHKGLVPSNFLEEVPDDVEVFLTDSPSRYPQDNPARIKTKRVPSGKIGSAQRSSLSYSASTHPGFMSRHYGARLDMYAS